Proteins encoded by one window of Actinocorallia herbida:
- a CDS encoding aldehyde dehydrogenase family protein has protein sequence MSPSIAETVARLRTTFASGRTKPAAWRVRQLDALGRLLAEREDQIVEALAADLGREAFESWFADMASTRIELVDAKKSLSKWMRPRRVSTPLSMQPGKSWIQYEPLGVVLVISPWNYPFYLAVGPLIAALAAGNCVILKPSEHAPATSALLAELLPAYLDADAVAVVEGAAEETQELLDQAMDHVLFTGGPGIAKAIMAGAAKHLTPVTLELGGKSPVIITKGTDLEVAARRVVYGKHLNSGQTCIAPDYVLADRAVAETFAKEVAKAVDAMTEGTDGKARPIVNERHAKRLAGLLDGHGGKVVHGGGSAPDDKRVDFSVVLDPDTDSPLMTEEIFGPILPIVSYGSFGEALEFIRSRPKPLAAYLFSPSKEDERRFLADVSAGGVVINQVGYHVLNPNLPFGGVGNSGMGAYHGEFGFEAFSHRKAVMRKGTSPDPKFIYPPYTESTKKLLRRLL, from the coding sequence ATGTCCCCCTCGATCGCCGAGACCGTCGCGCGACTGCGCACGACGTTCGCATCGGGCCGGACCAAGCCGGCGGCCTGGCGGGTCCGCCAGCTCGACGCCCTCGGTCGGCTCCTCGCCGAACGCGAGGACCAGATCGTCGAGGCGCTCGCGGCCGACCTCGGTCGGGAAGCGTTCGAATCCTGGTTCGCCGACATGGCGTCCACCCGCATCGAGCTCGTCGACGCCAAGAAGAGCCTGAGCAAGTGGATGCGCCCCCGGCGGGTGTCGACCCCGCTGTCGATGCAGCCTGGCAAGTCCTGGATCCAGTACGAGCCCCTGGGCGTCGTGCTGGTGATCAGCCCGTGGAACTACCCGTTCTACCTGGCGGTCGGCCCGCTGATCGCGGCGCTCGCGGCGGGCAACTGCGTCATCCTCAAGCCGTCCGAGCACGCCCCGGCGACCTCCGCGCTGCTGGCGGAACTGCTCCCGGCCTACCTCGACGCGGACGCCGTCGCCGTCGTGGAGGGCGCCGCCGAGGAGACGCAGGAGCTGCTCGACCAGGCCATGGACCACGTGCTGTTCACCGGCGGGCCCGGCATCGCCAAGGCGATCATGGCGGGCGCGGCCAAGCACCTCACTCCGGTGACCCTGGAGCTGGGCGGCAAGAGCCCGGTCATCATCACCAAGGGCACCGACCTCGAGGTCGCGGCCCGGCGTGTCGTGTACGGCAAGCACCTCAACTCGGGTCAGACCTGTATCGCGCCCGACTACGTGCTGGCCGACCGCGCCGTCGCCGAGACGTTCGCCAAGGAGGTCGCCAAGGCCGTCGACGCGATGACCGAGGGCACCGACGGCAAGGCGCGGCCGATCGTCAACGAGCGGCACGCCAAGCGTCTCGCCGGCCTGCTCGACGGGCACGGCGGCAAGGTCGTGCACGGCGGCGGGTCCGCGCCCGACGACAAGCGGGTGGACTTCAGCGTGGTCCTCGACCCGGACACCGACTCGCCCCTGATGACCGAGGAGATCTTCGGCCCGATCCTGCCGATCGTCTCCTACGGCTCGTTCGGCGAGGCGCTGGAGTTCATCCGGTCCCGGCCGAAGCCGCTCGCGGCGTACCTGTTCAGCCCGTCCAAGGAGGACGAGCGCAGGTTCCTCGCGGACGTCTCGGCGGGCGGCGTGGTGATCAACCAGGTCGGCTACCACGTGCTGAACCCGAACCTGCCGTTCGGCGGCGTCGGCAACAGCGGCATGGGCGCCTACCACGGCGAGTTCGGCTTCGAGGCGTTCAGCCACCGCAAGGCGGTCATGCGCAAGGGCACCTCGCCCGACCCGAAGTTCATCTACCCGCCCTACACCGAGTCGACGAAGAAGCTGCTCCGCCGCCTCCTCTGA
- a CDS encoding adenosylcobinamide-GDP ribazoletransferase, translated as MEVPVGLRLSFGLLSVLPVRYARAGRAEFATAMRLAPLVGLAVGACQGALFAALDFAGTGPLLAAVLAVGLGAVLTRGLHWDGLADVADGLGSGRPAETALEIMKKSDIGPFGVLTLVFTALAQIAAATGTAHPALALAIGAVAGRTAIVRACAPGVPAARPDGLGSMVAGTVSRGPATLLTGVVLATSGLAALAWTGSPRDALPYALAPLAGLLAAGLFRRHLVRRFGGVTGDVLGALCELTVTTTLIVLTLGD; from the coding sequence GTGGAAGTTCCTGTGGGGTTGCGGCTTTCGTTCGGCCTGCTGAGCGTGCTGCCCGTCCGTTACGCGCGGGCGGGCCGTGCGGAGTTCGCGACGGCGATGCGCCTCGCGCCCCTCGTCGGGCTCGCGGTCGGGGCCTGCCAGGGCGCGCTGTTCGCGGCGCTCGACTTCGCCGGGACCGGGCCGCTGCTCGCCGCGGTCCTGGCCGTCGGGCTCGGCGCGGTGCTGACGCGCGGGCTGCACTGGGACGGGCTCGCCGACGTCGCCGACGGCCTGGGCAGCGGACGGCCCGCGGAGACCGCCCTGGAGATCATGAAGAAGTCCGACATCGGACCTTTCGGGGTGCTCACCCTGGTCTTCACCGCCCTCGCCCAGATCGCCGCGGCCACCGGGACCGCCCACCCCGCGCTCGCCCTCGCGATCGGCGCCGTCGCCGGGCGCACCGCGATCGTCCGCGCCTGCGCGCCCGGCGTCCCCGCCGCCCGGCCCGACGGCCTCGGCTCGATGGTCGCCGGGACCGTCTCCCGCGGCCCCGCCACCCTGCTGACCGGCGTGGTGCTCGCCACGTCCGGGCTCGCCGCGCTCGCCTGGACCGGCTCCCCGCGCGACGCGCTGCCGTACGCGCTCGCGCCCCTCGCGGGACTGCTGGCGGCGGGGCTGTTCCGGCGCCACCTGGTGCGCAGGTTCGGCGGCGTCACCGGGGACGTGCTCGGCGCCCTCTGCGAACTCACCGTGACCACGACCTTGATCGTGCTCACACTCGGTGACTGA
- the lpdA gene encoding dihydrolipoyl dehydrogenase: MANKGPYDLVVLGGGSGGYAAALRASELGMRVALIEKDSNLGGTCLNRGCIPTKALLHAAEVADEINEAKNYGIKATFEGIDVEGVQGYKNKIVSTTVKGLTGLIKSKGIEIVNGLGRLASPTTVAVGDDVYEGAHILLATGSVPKSLPGLEIDGTRVISSDHALELDRVPTSVVILGGGVIGVEFASVWRSFGAEVTIVEALPHLLPLEEETSSKRLERAFRKRGIKFEIGVRFAGAKTTDTGVSVSLENGKTIDAELLLVAVGRGPVSQGLGFEEAGVRLDRGYVVVDEYCRTSVPTVSAVGDLIPTLQLAHVGFAEGILVAERVAGLNPTPIDYDGVPRITYSNPEVASVGITSAKARELGLEIKEVTYDLAGNPKSKILGTAGEVKMIAEVDGPILGVHMVGARVGELVTEGQLLYNWEALPSEVAQLIHAHPTQSEAVGEAALALAGKPLHVHG, from the coding sequence GTGGCGAACAAGGGCCCGTACGACCTCGTCGTACTCGGAGGCGGGAGCGGGGGCTACGCCGCGGCGCTACGCGCGTCCGAGCTGGGCATGCGCGTCGCCTTGATCGAGAAGGATTCCAACCTCGGAGGCACCTGCCTCAACCGGGGTTGCATTCCCACCAAGGCGCTGCTGCACGCCGCCGAGGTCGCCGACGAGATCAACGAGGCGAAGAACTACGGCATCAAGGCGACGTTCGAGGGCATCGACGTCGAGGGCGTGCAGGGGTACAAGAACAAGATCGTGTCCACCACGGTCAAGGGCCTCACCGGACTCATCAAGTCCAAGGGCATCGAGATCGTGAACGGCCTCGGCCGCCTCGCCTCACCGACCACCGTCGCGGTCGGCGACGACGTCTACGAGGGCGCGCACATCCTGCTGGCGACCGGCTCCGTGCCGAAGTCGCTGCCCGGCCTGGAGATCGACGGCACCCGCGTCATCTCCAGCGACCACGCGCTCGAGCTCGACCGCGTGCCGACCTCCGTGGTGATCCTGGGCGGCGGCGTCATCGGCGTCGAGTTCGCCTCCGTCTGGCGCTCGTTCGGCGCCGAGGTCACCATCGTCGAGGCGCTCCCGCACCTGCTGCCGCTGGAGGAGGAGACCTCCTCCAAGCGCCTGGAGCGGGCGTTCCGCAAGCGCGGCATCAAGTTCGAGATCGGGGTCCGCTTCGCGGGCGCCAAGACCACCGACACCGGCGTTTCGGTGAGCCTGGAGAACGGCAAGACCATCGACGCCGAGCTGCTGCTCGTCGCCGTCGGCCGCGGCCCGGTCTCCCAGGGCCTGGGCTTCGAAGAGGCCGGCGTCCGGCTCGACCGCGGCTACGTGGTCGTCGACGAGTACTGCCGCACCTCGGTGCCGACCGTCTCCGCGGTCGGCGACCTCATCCCGACCCTCCAGCTCGCCCACGTCGGCTTCGCCGAAGGCATCCTGGTCGCCGAGCGGGTCGCGGGCCTCAACCCGACCCCGATCGACTACGACGGCGTCCCGCGCATCACCTACTCCAACCCCGAGGTCGCCTCCGTCGGCATCACCTCCGCCAAGGCGCGCGAACTCGGCCTGGAGATCAAGGAGGTCACCTACGACCTCGCGGGCAACCCCAAGAGCAAGATCCTGGGCACCGCGGGCGAGGTCAAGATGATCGCCGAGGTCGACGGCCCGATCCTGGGCGTCCACATGGTGGGCGCGCGCGTCGGCGAACTCGTCACCGAGGGCCAGCTGCTCTACAACTGGGAGGCCCTCCCCTCGGAGGTCGCGCAGCTCATCCACGCGCACCCCACCCAGTCCGAGGCCGTCGGCGAAGCCGCACTCGCGCTCGCCGGCAAGCCCCTGCACGTCCACGGCTGA
- a CDS encoding bifunctional adenosylcobinamide kinase/adenosylcobinamide-phosphate guanylyltransferase, with translation MDIEFEGDASPAGWPVPGCRCASCTSARATPHPPLLARVDGVPLELLEARRVPGGFAAAAPGGGRLLCADPGGLPEPEEGVVYDAVLLDLLADPSHLGALRALGAVGDGTDVHAVHVDHRIRDEAELARRLSFWASPVPGPHRTLLLGGSRSGKSAEAELRLIARPDVTYVATGPAADSDPDWARRVGAHLDRRPSRWPTLETTDLDTVLSRAEGALLIDGLGTWLAAAMDETGAWDSPGAVLPRIESLTASWRACAAVVVAVSDEVGLSLVPDNRAGRLFRDLLGDVNQRLSAESESVALVVAGRVLDL, from the coding sequence GTGGACATCGAGTTCGAGGGAGACGCCTCGCCTGCGGGCTGGCCCGTACCGGGCTGCCGCTGCGCCTCCTGCACCTCGGCGCGCGCCACGCCCCACCCGCCCCTCCTGGCACGGGTGGACGGGGTGCCGCTGGAGCTGCTGGAGGCGCGCCGGGTGCCGGGCGGGTTCGCGGCCGCGGCGCCGGGCGGCGGACGGCTGCTGTGCGCCGATCCCGGCGGCCTTCCCGAGCCGGAGGAGGGGGTCGTCTACGACGCCGTCCTTCTGGACCTCCTCGCCGACCCTTCCCATCTGGGGGCCCTGCGCGCGCTCGGGGCGGTCGGGGACGGGACCGACGTCCACGCCGTGCACGTCGACCACAGGATCCGGGACGAGGCGGAGCTCGCCCGGCGGTTGTCCTTCTGGGCCTCCCCGGTGCCGGGACCTCACCGGACTCTGCTGCTCGGCGGCTCTCGGTCGGGCAAGTCCGCGGAGGCGGAGCTGCGCCTGATCGCCCGCCCGGACGTCACGTACGTGGCGACGGGCCCTGCCGCGGACTCCGATCCCGACTGGGCGCGGCGGGTGGGGGCGCACCTGGACCGCCGCCCGTCCCGGTGGCCGACCCTGGAGACGACGGACCTCGACACCGTGCTCTCCCGGGCCGAAGGCGCCCTCCTCATCGACGGCCTGGGCACCTGGCTGGCCGCGGCCATGGACGAGACCGGCGCCTGGGACTCCCCCGGCGCGGTGCTCCCCCGCATCGAGTCCTTGACCGCCTCTTGGCGGGCCTGCGCCGCCGTCGTCGTCGCGGTCTCCGACGAGGTCGGCCTCTCCCTCGTCCCCGACAACCGCGCCGGACGCCTGTTCCGCGACCTCCTCGGCGACGTCAACCAGCGCCTCTCCGCGGAGTCGGAGTCGGTCGCCCTGGTCGTCGCCGGCCGCGTCCTGGACCTGTGA
- a CDS encoding leucyl aminopeptidase, with translation MTTILKLTQNEPASLDVDAVVVGVLPGPTPAPGAAGVDEALGGRLAEALKAVGATGKAGEVHKLPTLGALPAAVIVAAGLGEEPTTETLRRASGAAVRALAGAGKVALALPAADADAASAVATGALLGNYAFARYRTGEQPETVGEFLLAAPADAADRVAEDTAIAEAVTLVRDLVNTPPSHLSPEDLADVADRVAKASGLAVEILDEKALVDGGYGGIVGVGQGSVNPPRLVRLAYSHPEADKNVVFVGKGITFDTGGISIKPAEGMDWMKSDMGGAGAVLGALQAIAALKPKVNVIGYLAIAENMPSGTAQRPSDVLTMYGGKTVEVLNTDAEGRLVMADALVRSAEDAPHLLVDVATLTGAALVALGVRLTGVMANDDDVRTKIVAAAEAVGEPAWGMPLPEELRKGFDSPVADIANIPSERWGGMLAAGIFLKEFVPDGVRWAHLDIAGPAYNKGEPYGYTPKGGTGAATRTLVRLARDVADGNL, from the coding sequence GTGACGACGATTCTCAAGCTCACCCAGAACGAACCGGCCTCCCTGGACGTCGACGCGGTCGTCGTCGGCGTCCTTCCCGGTCCCACGCCGGCGCCGGGCGCCGCGGGGGTCGACGAGGCCCTGGGCGGGCGCCTGGCAGAGGCCCTCAAGGCCGTCGGCGCCACCGGCAAGGCCGGTGAGGTGCACAAGCTGCCGACCCTGGGCGCGCTGCCCGCCGCGGTGATCGTGGCCGCCGGGCTGGGCGAGGAGCCCACCACCGAGACCCTCCGCCGTGCCTCCGGCGCCGCGGTGCGCGCCCTCGCGGGCGCCGGCAAGGTCGCCCTGGCGCTGCCCGCCGCCGACGCCGACGCGGCCTCCGCGGTCGCGACCGGCGCGCTGCTGGGCAACTACGCCTTCGCCCGCTACCGGACCGGCGAGCAGCCGGAGACCGTCGGCGAGTTCCTGCTGGCCGCCCCGGCCGACGCCGCCGACCGCGTCGCCGAGGACACCGCGATCGCCGAGGCCGTCACCCTCGTGCGCGACCTGGTGAACACCCCGCCGTCCCACCTGTCCCCCGAGGACCTCGCCGACGTCGCCGACCGCGTCGCCAAGGCGTCCGGCCTGGCCGTGGAGATCCTCGACGAGAAGGCGCTGGTCGACGGCGGCTACGGCGGCATCGTCGGCGTCGGGCAGGGCTCGGTGAACCCGCCCCGCCTCGTCCGCCTGGCCTACAGCCACCCCGAGGCCGACAAGAACGTCGTGTTCGTCGGCAAGGGCATCACCTTCGACACCGGCGGCATCTCGATCAAGCCCGCCGAGGGCATGGACTGGATGAAGTCCGACATGGGCGGCGCGGGCGCCGTCCTGGGCGCGCTCCAGGCCATCGCCGCGCTGAAGCCGAAGGTCAACGTGATCGGCTACCTCGCGATCGCGGAGAACATGCCGTCCGGCACCGCCCAGCGCCCCTCGGACGTCCTCACCATGTACGGCGGCAAGACCGTCGAGGTGCTCAACACCGACGCCGAGGGCCGCCTCGTCATGGCCGACGCCCTCGTCCGCTCGGCCGAGGACGCCCCGCACCTGCTCGTCGACGTCGCGACCCTCACCGGCGCCGCGCTCGTCGCGCTCGGCGTGCGGCTCACCGGCGTCATGGCCAACGACGACGACGTGCGCACGAAGATCGTCGCCGCCGCCGAGGCCGTCGGCGAGCCCGCGTGGGGCATGCCGCTGCCGGAGGAACTCCGCAAGGGGTTCGACTCCCCCGTCGCCGACATCGCCAACATCCCCTCCGAGCGCTGGGGCGGCATGCTCGCGGCCGGGATCTTCCTCAAGGAATTCGTGCCGGACGGAGTCCGTTGGGCTCATCTGGACATCGCGGGACCCGCCTACAACAAGGGCGAGCCCTACGGTTACACCCCCAAGGGCGGAACGGGTGCCGCGACCCGGACCCTCGTCCGCCTCGCCCGGGACGTGGCCGACGGGAACCTGTGA
- a CDS encoding TIGR01777 family oxidoreductase, whose product MRVIISGASGLIGGALAAHLRGEGFAVSTLVRRAPRHPGEVFWDPAEGRIDAAGLEGHDAVVHLAGAGVGDRPWTAAYKKQIRDSRVKGTSLLAKALAEVDTPPRVFVSGSAVGFYGPTGEDVRDEEDPQGAGFLAQVVADWEGAASPAAAAGIRVVHPRTGIVLAREGGMLKPLLPLFRLGLGAKLGAGRQWMSWITLRDEVRALTHLLTSELSGPVDLTAPEPVTNAVFTKELAGALGRPSFLAVPAPLLRLALREFADEGPLISQRAVPTRLLADGFVFADPSLPAALRAMFAR is encoded by the coding sequence ATGCGAGTGATCATCTCGGGTGCCTCAGGTCTGATCGGCGGAGCCCTCGCCGCGCATCTGCGCGGTGAGGGCTTCGCCGTTTCCACGCTGGTGCGCCGCGCGCCCCGGCATCCCGGCGAGGTGTTCTGGGACCCCGCCGAAGGCCGGATCGACGCCGCCGGGCTGGAAGGCCACGACGCCGTCGTCCATCTGGCGGGCGCGGGGGTCGGCGACCGGCCCTGGACGGCCGCCTACAAGAAGCAGATCCGCGACAGCCGGGTGAAGGGCACCTCCCTGCTCGCGAAAGCGCTCGCCGAGGTGGACACGCCGCCGCGCGTGTTCGTCAGCGGGTCGGCGGTCGGGTTCTACGGCCCGACCGGCGAAGACGTGCGTGACGAGGAGGATCCGCAGGGCGCGGGCTTCCTCGCCCAGGTCGTCGCCGACTGGGAGGGCGCGGCGTCGCCCGCGGCTGCGGCGGGCATCCGGGTCGTGCATCCGCGGACCGGCATCGTGCTGGCGCGCGAGGGCGGCATGCTGAAGCCGCTGCTGCCGCTGTTCCGGCTCGGCCTGGGCGCGAAACTCGGCGCCGGCCGGCAGTGGATGAGCTGGATCACCCTGCGCGACGAGGTCCGCGCGCTCACCCATCTGCTCACCTCGGAGCTGTCCGGGCCGGTCGACCTGACGGCGCCGGAGCCCGTCACCAACGCGGTGTTCACCAAGGAGCTGGCCGGCGCGCTCGGCCGTCCTTCGTTCCTCGCGGTGCCCGCGCCGCTGCTCCGGCTCGCCCTGCGCGAGTTCGCCGACGAAGGCCCCCTGATCAGCCAGCGCGCCGTGCCGACGCGACTGCTCGCGGACGGCTTCGTCTTCGCCGACCCGTCCCTTCCAGCCGCCCTGCGCGCGATGTTCGCGCGCTAG
- the sucB gene encoding 2-oxoglutarate dehydrogenase, E2 component, dihydrolipoamide succinyltransferase — protein MPVSVTMPQLGESVTEGTVTRWLKKEGETVEVDEPLLEVSTDKVDTEIPSPAAGVLTSIAVAEDETVEVGALLATISDAGEAPAPAAAPAAAPAPAPEPEPAPAPPAPPAPPAPAPAPAPAPVAAAPAPAPEPTPAPAAWPPAAPAAAAPAAAPAVEAEGAYVTPLVRKMASELGVDLAAVKGTGVGGRIRKQDVQDAAKAKAAAAPAPVAPAAAAAPAAPAAAPVPAAVPAAAAAKRGTTEKLSRLRQTIARRMVESLQVSAQLTSVVEVDVTKIARLRDRAKADFLAREGVKLSFLPFFALATIEALKAHPNVNAVVDSAENTVTYHEAEHLGVAVDTDKGLIVPVIKDAGELNLAGIARKIADLAERTRTNRVSPDELGGGTFTLTNTGSRGALFDTPIINQPQVGILGTGAVVRRPIVVNDPGLGEVIAIRSMVYLALTYDHRIVDGADAARFLTTIKARLEEGHFESELGL, from the coding sequence ATGCCGGTCTCCGTCACCATGCCCCAGCTCGGCGAGAGCGTCACCGAGGGCACCGTCACCCGCTGGCTCAAGAAGGAAGGGGAGACCGTCGAGGTCGACGAGCCCCTTCTCGAGGTGTCGACCGACAAGGTCGACACCGAGATCCCCTCCCCGGCCGCGGGTGTGCTGACCAGCATCGCCGTCGCCGAGGACGAGACCGTCGAGGTCGGCGCCCTGCTGGCGACCATTTCGGACGCGGGTGAGGCGCCGGCTCCGGCCGCCGCGCCCGCCGCCGCCCCGGCCCCCGCGCCGGAGCCCGAGCCCGCGCCGGCTCCCCCGGCCCCGCCCGCGCCTCCGGCACCGGCCCCTGCTCCCGCTCCGGCCCCCGTGGCCGCCGCTCCGGCTCCCGCGCCCGAGCCCACGCCGGCTCCCGCCGCGTGGCCCCCGGCCGCGCCCGCCGCCGCGGCTCCGGCCGCCGCCCCCGCCGTCGAGGCCGAGGGCGCCTATGTGACCCCGCTGGTCCGCAAGATGGCCTCGGAACTGGGCGTCGACCTCGCCGCGGTCAAGGGCACCGGCGTCGGCGGACGCATCCGCAAGCAGGACGTCCAGGACGCCGCCAAGGCCAAGGCCGCCGCCGCTCCGGCTCCGGTGGCGCCCGCCGCCGCTGCCGCCCCGGCCGCGCCCGCCGCCGCTCCGGTGCCGGCCGCGGTGCCCGCCGCTGCCGCCGCCAAGCGCGGCACCACCGAGAAGCTGTCGCGCCTGCGCCAGACCATCGCCCGCCGCATGGTGGAGTCCCTCCAGGTCTCCGCCCAGCTGACGAGCGTGGTCGAGGTGGACGTCACCAAGATCGCCCGCCTGCGCGACCGCGCCAAGGCCGACTTCCTCGCTCGCGAGGGCGTCAAGCTGTCGTTCCTGCCGTTCTTCGCCCTCGCCACCATCGAGGCCCTGAAGGCGCACCCGAACGTCAACGCGGTCGTCGACTCGGCCGAGAACACCGTCACCTACCACGAGGCCGAGCACCTGGGCGTCGCGGTGGACACCGACAAGGGCCTCATCGTCCCGGTGATCAAGGACGCCGGTGAGCTCAACCTCGCCGGGATCGCCCGCAAGATCGCCGACCTCGCCGAGCGCACCCGGACCAACCGGGTCAGCCCGGACGAGCTGGGCGGCGGCACCTTCACGCTGACCAACACCGGCAGCCGGGGCGCCCTGTTCGACACGCCGATCATCAACCAGCCGCAGGTCGGCATCCTCGGCACGGGCGCGGTCGTCAGGCGCCCGATCGTGGTGAACGACCCGGGCCTGGGCGAGGTCATCGCGATCCGCTCCATGGTCTACCTGGCCCTCACCTACGACCACCGGATCGTGGACGGCGCCGACGCGGCGCGCTTCCTCACCACGATCAAGGCGCGTCTCGAGGAAGGCCACTTCGAGTCGGAGCTCGGCCTGTAA
- a CDS encoding acyl-CoA synthetase, whose protein sequence is MDLGTVAARTPDKPAVIMTGSGRVVTFKELDEASNRLAQVFHAAGIRPGEHIAFMMENRWEALAVAWAAQRSGLYYTAVSNKLTLDEVTYIVENCEAKAFIASPAVADVAAPIAAANENLLIKLMPEEQAPGFDSYEEALAAASPEPLAEQLEGVDMLYSSGTTGRPKGIKPKLDRIPFGEQPGILTSLIQMLFAPDDDSLYLCPAPLYHAAPLRYSMSFQRLGSTVVVMEKFEPEDALKAIERYGVTHSQWVPTMFIRLLKLPEEVRKAYDLSSLKYAVHAAAPCPVPVKHQMIEWWGPIIHEYYSGTEGNVFTYTDSTSWLAHPGSVGKPILGEVHVLGPDGEEVPAGETGTLYFGNGPQFEYHGDPEKTKSAQDPLGRGWTTLGDIGHVDADGFLYLTDRQSHMIISGGVNIYPQEAENLLAVHPKVADVAVFGVPNPEMGEEVKAVVQLTDPSEASDALAAELIAYCRDNLAHFKCPRSLDFRDELPRHPTGKLLKRVLRDEYSQQS, encoded by the coding sequence ATGGATCTCGGAACCGTCGCGGCTCGCACCCCGGACAAGCCCGCGGTGATCATGACCGGCTCCGGTCGCGTCGTGACCTTCAAGGAACTGGACGAGGCGTCGAACCGGCTCGCCCAGGTGTTCCACGCGGCCGGCATCAGGCCCGGCGAGCACATCGCGTTCATGATGGAGAACCGCTGGGAGGCCCTGGCCGTCGCGTGGGCGGCGCAGCGCTCCGGGCTGTACTACACCGCGGTCAGCAACAAGCTCACCCTCGACGAGGTCACCTACATCGTCGAGAACTGCGAGGCCAAGGCGTTCATCGCCTCCCCGGCCGTCGCCGACGTCGCCGCCCCGATCGCGGCCGCCAATGAGAACCTCCTGATCAAGCTGATGCCCGAGGAGCAGGCCCCCGGCTTCGACTCCTACGAGGAGGCTTTGGCCGCCGCGTCCCCCGAGCCGCTCGCCGAGCAGCTCGAAGGCGTCGACATGCTCTACTCCTCCGGCACCACCGGACGGCCCAAGGGCATCAAGCCGAAGCTGGACCGCATCCCCTTCGGTGAGCAGCCCGGCATCCTGACGTCGCTCATTCAGATGCTCTTCGCGCCGGATGACGACTCGCTCTACCTGTGCCCGGCTCCGCTCTACCACGCGGCACCGCTGCGCTACTCGATGTCCTTCCAGCGGCTCGGCTCGACCGTCGTCGTCATGGAGAAGTTCGAGCCGGAGGACGCGCTCAAGGCCATCGAGCGCTACGGCGTCACGCACAGCCAGTGGGTGCCCACGATGTTCATCCGGCTGCTGAAGCTGCCGGAGGAGGTCCGCAAGGCCTACGACCTCTCCTCGCTGAAGTACGCCGTGCACGCGGCCGCACCGTGCCCGGTCCCGGTCAAGCACCAGATGATCGAGTGGTGGGGCCCGATCATCCACGAGTACTACTCGGGCACCGAAGGCAACGTCTTCACCTACACCGACTCGACGAGCTGGCTCGCCCACCCCGGCAGCGTCGGCAAGCCGATCCTCGGGGAGGTGCACGTGCTCGGGCCGGACGGCGAGGAGGTGCCCGCGGGCGAGACGGGCACCCTGTACTTCGGCAACGGGCCGCAGTTCGAGTACCACGGTGACCCGGAGAAGACCAAGTCCGCCCAGGACCCCCTGGGCCGCGGCTGGACCACCCTCGGCGACATCGGCCATGTCGACGCCGACGGCTTCCTCTACCTCACCGACCGCCAGTCCCACATGATCATCAGCGGCGGCGTGAACATCTACCCGCAGGAGGCCGAGAACCTCCTCGCGGTGCACCCGAAGGTCGCCGACGTCGCGGTCTTCGGCGTGCCCAACCCGGAGATGGGCGAGGAGGTCAAGGCGGTCGTCCAGCTCACCGATCCGTCGGAGGCGAGCGACGCGCTGGCCGCCGAGCTGATCGCGTACTGTCGCGACAACCTCGCCCACTTCAAGTGCCCGAGGTCGCTCGACTTCCGGGACGAGCTGCCGCGGCACCCCACCGGCAAGCTCCTCAAGCGCGTCCTGCGCGACGAATACTCCCAGCAGTCCTAA
- a CDS encoding aldo/keto reductase family protein, translating into MEFRYLGRSGLKISEIAYGNWITHGSQVEEDAARACVAAALDEGITTFDTADVYAGTRAEEVLGRALKGVRRESLEIFTKVYWPTGPGPNDRGLSRKHIMESINGSLRRLGTDYVDLYQAHRFDHETPLEETLRAFEDIVRQGKALYIGVSEWRAEEIEAALEIADARGFDRIISSQPQYSMLHRVIEAEVVPLSEREGIGQIVWSPIAQGVLTGKYLPGQAPPAGSRATDPQGGADFVKAWLGDDVLTRVQGLKPIAEEAGLTMAQLAVAWVLQNPNVSAAIIGASRPEQVRDNVKAAGVRLDPALLSRIDEALGDVVVRDPSHTRSPDTRP; encoded by the coding sequence ATGGAATTTCGGTATCTGGGCCGCAGCGGTCTGAAGATCTCTGAGATCGCGTACGGCAACTGGATCACACACGGGTCCCAGGTCGAGGAGGACGCGGCGCGCGCCTGCGTGGCCGCGGCACTCGACGAGGGCATCACCACGTTCGACACCGCCGACGTCTACGCCGGCACCCGCGCGGAAGAGGTCCTCGGCCGGGCGCTCAAGGGCGTCCGGCGCGAGTCCCTGGAGATCTTCACCAAGGTCTACTGGCCGACGGGCCCCGGCCCGAACGACCGGGGCCTCTCGCGCAAGCACATCATGGAGTCGATCAACGGCTCACTGCGCCGCCTCGGCACCGACTACGTCGACCTGTACCAGGCGCACAGGTTCGACCACGAGACGCCGCTGGAGGAGACCCTCCGGGCCTTCGAGGACATCGTCCGGCAGGGCAAGGCCCTGTACATCGGCGTGTCCGAGTGGCGGGCCGAGGAGATCGAGGCCGCGCTGGAGATCGCCGACGCGCGCGGGTTCGACCGGATCATCTCCAGCCAGCCCCAGTACTCCATGCTGCACCGGGTCATCGAGGCCGAGGTCGTGCCGCTGAGCGAGCGCGAGGGCATCGGCCAGATCGTCTGGTCGCCGATCGCCCAGGGCGTCCTCACCGGCAAGTACCTGCCCGGGCAGGCGCCGCCCGCCGGGTCCCGCGCCACCGACCCGCAGGGCGGGGCCGACTTCGTCAAGGCCTGGCTGGGCGACGACGTGCTCACCCGGGTCCAGGGCCTCAAGCCGATCGCGGAAGAGGCGGGCCTGACCATGGCGCAGCTCGCCGTCGCCTGGGTCCTGCAGAACCCGAACGTGTCGGCGGCCATCATCGGGGCCTCCCGCCCCGAGCAGGTCCGCGACAACGTCAAGGCCGCCGGGGTGAGACTCGACCCGGCCCTGCTGTCCCGGATCGACGAGGCGCTGGGCGACGTCGTGGTCCGCGACCCGTCCCACACCCGGTCCCCCGACACCCGCCCCTAG